One window from the genome of Nicotiana sylvestris chromosome 9, ASM39365v2, whole genome shotgun sequence encodes:
- the LOC138878303 gene encoding uncharacterized protein, which translates to MSRKVRSLEQSFRSMQGFGGQVSIAYEDLCLFPDVQLPVGFKMPKYDLYDGHRDPVAHLKGFCSKMRGAGGKDELLIAYFSQSLSGSALEWYTRHDHNRWYTWDDLAQAFARHFQYNIEIVPNRLSLTKIEKKPSESFREYSYRWREQVARVNPPMEESEMVEYFLQALEPTYFGHLISSIGKSFNEVVKMGGMVEEGLKSSKIMSYSAIKATT; encoded by the coding sequence ATGTCCAGGAAGGTTAGAAGtctggaacagtcattcagaagCATGCAGGGATTCGGAGGCCAGGTGAGCATAGCCTACGaagatttgtgtctatttcctgatgttcagttgcctgtggGATTTAAAATGCCGAAGTATGATTTGTATGACGGGCATAGAGACCCGGTTGCCCACTTGAAgggattctgcagtaaaatgagaggagccggtGGAAAAGATGAGCTATTGATTGCATACTTTAGCCAGAGTTTGAGTGGttcggcattggagtggtacactcgtcatgatcacaacagatggtatacctgggatgatttggcccaagcattcgctcgtcatttccaatacaacatcgagattGTCCCAAATcgtttgtctttgactaagattgagaagaagcctagtgaaagtttcagagaatatagttatcgctggagagaacaggtggcaagagttaaccccccgatggaggagagtgaaatggtggaATACTTTCTGCAAGCTctggagcctacctattttggcCATCTGATATCGTCCAtaggcaaatctttcaacgaggtagtgaagatgggtggcatggtggaagaagggcttaaatcaagcaaaatcatgagttactcggcaatcAAGGCAACTACCTAA